The genomic window ATCAAAGGTCCTCCTTATAACCCCTCCGTTAAAGTTATTGGATTACGCAATGGTACAGGTACGACACTTTTTGTCATTGATTGTACTATTAGAACATAAATGCGGGGGATAAACCACCATAAATTGTAAAAAATATTCGGGAAGAGCCGTGTTTCACACAGTGGTACAGTTCCGAATTCTCTGCGGGCAAATTGACAACGCCGCACTCCTTCTCTAGAATAGAGACGACACCAATCTGAATGCGCCCCGGGATAGTATTCCGGGGCCGCGCGAGACGGAAGGTACCAACCATGGAGGGATCGATAAAGTTCTTCGGGACCGGAGGCGCCCGGTTCGTGGCGCTCAAGCAGCTCCGGGCGACGGGCGGCCTGTGGCTCAATTACGGGAAGACAAACCTTTACATCGACCCCGGCCCGGGTGCCATCGTCCGCATCCGTTCGGCGAAGGAGGATTACGATCCTTCCCGGCTCGACGGTATCGTCATTACCCACAGGCATATGGACCATGCCAACGACATCAACATCCTCATCGAGGCCATGGCCCACGGCGGCTTCAAGAAGAGGGGAACCCTCTTTTGCCCGGGCGATGCCCTGTCGGGCGACCCGGTGGTCTTCGATTTTGCCGGCAAGTATCTCGACAACACCGTTGTTCTCCGGGAAGGCGGGGAGTATACCCTCGGCGACATAGCCTTTCGAACACCCGTCAGGCACCGGCATCCCGTTGAGACCTACGGTCTCTTCTTCCATCTCAACACGACCATCGGACTCATCTCCGACACGAGGTTCTTCCCGGAGCTCGCGGACCATTACCGGGCCGAGCATCTCATCATCAATGTTCTGCGGCAGAAGCCCATCGAGAACCATGAGATCGTCGAGCACCTGGCCCTGAACGACGTAAGGGCGATCATCGAAAAGGTGCGTCCCAAAACCGCCATACTCACCCATTTCGGCATGCACATCATCAACGAGGGTCCATGGCGCGCGGC from Syntrophorhabdus sp. includes these protein-coding regions:
- a CDS encoding MBL fold metallo-hydrolase: MEGSIKFFGTGGARFVALKQLRATGGLWLNYGKTNLYIDPGPGAIVRIRSAKEDYDPSRLDGIVITHRHMDHANDINILIEAMAHGGFKKRGTLFCPGDALSGDPVVFDFAGKYLDNTVVLREGGEYTLGDIAFRTPVRHRHPVETYGLFFHLNTTIGLISDTRFFPELADHYRAEHLIINVLRQKPIENHEIVEHLALNDVRAIIEKVRPKTAILTHFGMHIINEGPWRAA